From one Brevibacterium sp. 'Marine' genomic stretch:
- a CDS encoding type II CAAX endopeptidase family protein, whose translation MRNQPHTPHYHRQFAALPDNRWFKPILVALLTLVFYLIAIVVLFVGFFVWALFALGADGDFNAWSGQLIDMNTTTGVLFGLISVILMWPATELATLCIYRRSFSSMISLRGGMRWGRLGRYLLVGAAVWVVCAIVMVTFSDGAMGDLTSGIVWNSQVFAMLVAIILLVPFQATAEEVVFRGLAMNIIGSWLRHPAWAVLIPVPIFVVGHVYDLPGLIDVGIFAVIVGTLTIITGGLEAGIAFHIVNNVFAFGLGVLAGADLNATSAPTVEVVVSIAAPIVFGIIVVLDHRRRRGSSFRRGGPSSREMLRPSGDGPENEETAVDSDVNADTETKANLS comes from the coding sequence ATGAGAAATCAACCCCACACCCCGCACTATCATCGTCAGTTCGCCGCGCTGCCGGACAACAGGTGGTTCAAACCGATCCTCGTGGCGCTCCTGACCCTCGTGTTCTACCTCATCGCCATCGTTGTCCTGTTCGTCGGCTTCTTCGTCTGGGCACTGTTCGCCCTCGGCGCCGACGGTGACTTCAACGCATGGTCGGGCCAGCTCATCGACATGAACACGACCACCGGCGTCCTCTTCGGACTCATCAGCGTCATCCTCATGTGGCCGGCCACCGAGCTGGCGACCCTATGCATCTACCGGCGCTCGTTCTCCTCGATGATCTCGCTTCGCGGCGGCATGCGATGGGGGCGGCTCGGCCGGTATCTGCTGGTCGGCGCGGCCGTATGGGTGGTCTGCGCGATCGTCATGGTCACCTTCTCCGACGGAGCGATGGGCGACCTGACCTCGGGAATCGTGTGGAACAGCCAAGTGTTCGCCATGCTCGTCGCCATCATCCTCCTTGTTCCGTTCCAGGCGACGGCCGAGGAGGTCGTCTTCCGCGGCCTGGCCATGAACATCATCGGCTCGTGGCTGCGTCACCCCGCATGGGCCGTGCTCATCCCCGTGCCGATCTTCGTCGTCGGACACGTCTACGACCTGCCGGGACTCATCGACGTCGGGATCTTCGCCGTCATCGTCGGCACCCTGACCATCATCACCGGCGGTCTCGAGGCGGGAATCGCCTTCCACATCGTCAACAACGTCTTCGCGTTCGGTCTGGGTGTGCTCGCCGGTGCCGACCTCAATGCGACGAGCGCCCCCACAGTCGAGGTCGTCGTGTCGATCGCGGCTCCGATCGTCTTCGGCATCATCGTCGTCCTCGATCATCGCCGCCGAAGAGGATCGTCCTTTCGCCGAGGCGGCCCTTCGAGCCGTGAAATGCTCCGTCCCAGCGGGGACGGCCCAGAGAACGAGGAAACCGCGGTGGACAGCGACGTGAATGCGGACACCGAAACGAAAGCGAACCTGTCATGA
- a CDS encoding histidine kinase: MTPRPARRPLAHALLWTGISAIVGVLILFIVIGQQWPDPDSTAAETDALSAEIFVHIVFGLVSFVCLPIVLLFDGRRIPRQQLRPKVLASEKLREFLTVTGHGGDEFLAADGSVESLQRRPGGWIPVTVGIIGILLGTVSILGAFAASIMLISLSARRSWALDFVALAATLAAFSATYVLTPQAAGAFDLPVFVFGGTMYAVIVIVGVIRGAREQGFIDSAAQTLLRERSRQDRAIAEVRRGIARDMHDSLSHHLSVIAMYSGALSVRQDLDPDEVRESARLIADAARRSGVELREVLTMLRSDDQGTVIDPDIDRLVAARGDTAELRYLEPVTAEALHRCGALEQTTIYRFVQEAITNAVKHAPGQTVTIKVGFDEADGHLVLVASNPHTGLAPAFRAGAQQLVSGSGLGLLGLRERMEAMGGDLTVTTTPEFTLRARIPVDVDIVTDGDALGMTESTDSPDEQETQP, encoded by the coding sequence GTGACACCTCGCCCCGCCCGCCGCCCGCTCGCGCATGCCCTCCTCTGGACCGGCATCTCCGCGATCGTCGGCGTGCTCATCCTCTTCATCGTCATCGGGCAGCAATGGCCGGATCCTGATTCCACCGCGGCTGAGACGGACGCGCTCAGTGCCGAGATCTTCGTCCACATCGTATTCGGGCTCGTTTCCTTCGTCTGTCTGCCCATCGTGCTCCTCTTCGACGGACGCCGGATTCCGCGCCAACAGCTGCGTCCGAAGGTCCTTGCCTCGGAGAAGCTGCGCGAGTTCCTCACCGTCACCGGACACGGCGGTGATGAGTTCCTCGCAGCCGACGGATCCGTCGAATCCCTTCAACGACGTCCGGGAGGCTGGATTCCCGTCACCGTCGGGATCATCGGCATCCTCCTGGGCACGGTCAGCATCCTCGGCGCCTTCGCCGCTTCGATTATGCTCATCTCACTGTCGGCCCGGCGCAGCTGGGCTCTCGACTTCGTCGCACTCGCCGCCACACTGGCAGCCTTCTCAGCGACCTATGTGCTCACTCCGCAGGCAGCGGGAGCCTTCGATCTTCCAGTGTTCGTCTTCGGCGGCACGATGTACGCCGTCATCGTCATCGTCGGCGTCATCCGCGGTGCCCGCGAGCAGGGCTTCATCGACTCCGCCGCGCAGACTCTGCTGCGCGAACGCTCCCGGCAGGACCGCGCCATCGCCGAGGTGCGACGCGGCATCGCCCGCGATATGCACGATTCCCTGTCCCACCATCTCTCCGTCATCGCGATGTACTCCGGTGCCCTGTCCGTGCGGCAGGACCTCGACCCCGACGAGGTCCGCGAAAGCGCCCGCCTCATCGCCGATGCTGCCCGTCGCTCCGGAGTCGAATTGCGTGAGGTGCTCACGATGCTGCGCAGTGATGACCAGGGCACGGTCATCGACCCCGACATCGACCGCCTCGTCGCGGCCAGGGGCGACACCGCCGAACTGCGCTACCTCGAACCGGTGACCGCCGAGGCCCTCCACCGGTGTGGGGCGCTCGAGCAGACGACGATCTACCGCTTCGTCCAGGAGGCGATCACGAACGCGGTGAAGCACGCACCAGGCCAGACGGTGACGATCAAGGTCGGCTTCGATGAGGCCGACGGTCACCTCGTGCTCGTCGCCAGCAATCCGCACACAGGTCTGGCCCCGGCCTTCCGCGCGGGAGCGCAGCAGCTCGTCTCCGGATCCGGGTTGGGACTGCTCGGCCTGCGGGAGAGAATGGAGGCCATGGGCGGCGATCTCACCGTGACGACCACCCCGGAGTTCACCCTCCGCGCCCGCATCCCCGTCGATGTCGACATCGTCACCGACGGCGACGCTCTGGGTATGACCGAATCGACCGATTCCCCCGACGAGCAGGAGACGCAGCCATGA
- a CDS encoding response regulator transcription factor, giving the protein MSIRVLIADDESLMRSGLRLLLGAATDIDVIAEAVDGVEAIDLARRLSPDLVLMDIRMPRLDGLEAAQTLLSEPEHPQVLMLTAFGTDDFIHRALQSGAAGYILKDTPPDELINAVRAAADGTRTLSATALATLMSSRPAASAPDQDPLANLSTREREIAEAVAQGMTNAQVARSLFVSTATVKTHLARIFDKLEVTSRVQLALLVNARR; this is encoded by the coding sequence ATGAGCATTCGGGTTCTCATCGCCGACGACGAATCGCTCATGCGCTCGGGCCTCAGGCTCCTCCTCGGCGCGGCGACCGATATCGACGTCATCGCCGAGGCGGTCGACGGTGTCGAAGCCATCGACCTCGCCCGTCGGCTGAGTCCCGACCTCGTGCTCATGGACATCCGGATGCCCCGCCTCGACGGCCTCGAGGCCGCACAGACACTGCTGTCCGAGCCCGAACATCCGCAGGTGCTCATGCTCACGGCCTTCGGGACCGACGATTTCATCCACCGCGCCCTGCAGTCCGGGGCGGCAGGCTACATCCTCAAGGACACCCCGCCGGATGAGCTCATCAACGCCGTTCGCGCGGCCGCCGACGGCACCCGCACCCTGTCGGCGACCGCCTTGGCCACGTTGATGTCGTCCCGTCCGGCCGCCTCGGCGCCGGATCAGGATCCGCTGGCAAATCTGTCGACCAGGGAACGGGAGATCGCCGAGGCGGTCGCTCAGGGTATGACGAACGCGCAGGTGGCGCGGTCGCTGTTCGTCTCGACGGCGACGGTGAAGACCCACCTGGCCCGGATATTCGACAAGCTCGAGGTGACCTCGCGGGTGCAGCTGGCGCTGCTCGTCAACGCCCGCCGCTGA